A stretch of Clostridia bacterium DNA encodes these proteins:
- the argH gene encoding argininosuccinate lyase, translating to MSKLWGGRFQKETDRLVEDFHSSISFDARLYAQDIRGSIAHAHMLGETGVIEQEEAKVLVAGLKELMHEIEEGKIEFEIGAEDIHMNVETLLTEKVGNVGKKLHTGRSRNDQVALDGKLFIKEELKSILHLLLDLEKTILNIAEENLETVMPGYTHLQKAQPITLAHHLMAYFEMFRRDYGRFSDTLKRADVMPLGSGALAGTTFPLNRDMVREELDFAEITLNSLDGVSDRDYLLEFESASSILMMHFSRLCEEIILWASDEFSFVVLDDAYSTGSSIMPQKKNPDVAELIRGKTGRVYGNLMGSLSMLKSLPLAYNKDMQEDKEALFDTVDTVKKSLLTLTPMLGTMKVKKDNMAQGAKGGFTNATDVADYLAKKNVPFREAHGIVGQLVYKCIEEGRVLEDLSIEEYRNYSPAFEEDIYEVIDIYECVEKRVLTGGPAPTTVANHIDIGRTWLNKKRA from the coding sequence GTGGAAGATTTCCATTCTTCTATTTCCTTTGATGCAAGACTTTACGCCCAGGACATTCGGGGATCCATCGCGCATGCACATATGCTAGGTGAAACGGGAGTGATTGAACAAGAAGAGGCAAAAGTGCTGGTTGCCGGTTTGAAAGAGCTGATGCATGAGATTGAGGAAGGCAAGATAGAATTTGAGATTGGGGCAGAGGATATTCACATGAATGTGGAGACTTTGCTGACAGAGAAGGTTGGTAATGTAGGCAAGAAGCTGCATACTGGCCGTAGCCGGAACGATCAAGTGGCCTTGGATGGTAAGTTGTTCATTAAAGAGGAGCTTAAGAGTATTTTGCACCTTCTGTTAGATTTGGAGAAAACCATCCTGAATATTGCAGAAGAAAATTTGGAAACCGTCATGCCTGGATACACCCATCTGCAGAAGGCTCAGCCGATTACCCTGGCCCATCATCTGATGGCATATTTTGAGATGTTTAGACGCGACTATGGACGTTTTTCTGACACCTTGAAGCGGGCCGATGTGATGCCACTCGGTTCGGGTGCTCTGGCAGGTACAACTTTTCCGCTAAACCGAGATATGGTACGGGAAGAGCTAGATTTTGCAGAAATCACCCTAAACTCGTTGGATGGAGTATCAGATCGGGACTATCTGCTTGAGTTTGAATCTGCATCCAGTATTTTGATGATGCATTTCTCTAGACTTTGTGAGGAAATCATTCTATGGGCTAGCGATGAGTTTTCCTTTGTCGTGCTAGACGATGCCTACTCTACCGGATCATCCATTATGCCTCAAAAAAAGAATCCGGATGTGGCGGAGTTAATTCGAGGTAAAACGGGTAGAGTGTATGGTAACTTGATGGGTTCTCTCTCCATGCTAAAATCACTACCGTTAGCCTACAACAAGGATATGCAAGAAGATAAGGAAGCACTTTTTGACACTGTGGATACAGTCAAAAAATCTCTTTTAACGCTTACACCGATGTTGGGGACCATGAAAGTTAAGAAGGACAATATGGCTCAAGGAGCCAAAGGCGGTTTCACCAATGCTACGGATGTAGCCGATTACCTTGCTAAAAAGAATGTACCGTTCCGTGAGGCGCATGGCATTGTGGGTCAGTTGGTTTACAAATGCATTGAGGAAGGTAGAGTCTTAGAAGACTTGAGTATCGAAGAATACCGTAATTATTCACCTGCCTTTGAGGAAGATATCTATGAAGTGATAGACATCTATGAGTGCGTAGAGAAACGAGTGCTTACTGGAGGCCCAGCGCCTACGACTGTAGCAAATCATATAGATATTGGACGCACTTGGCTGAATAAAAAAAGAGCATAG
- the murA gene encoding UDP-N-acetylglucosamine 1-carboxyvinyltransferase, with translation MERIIIQGGKRLNGKISIEGAKNAVLPIIAATILAKGSSQIHEVPYLADVNTICSMLTSIGAVVERRNKQLNINTNLVNTTEATSENAGEMRASFLLMGPLLARYGKAKMLLPGGCAIGSRPVDLHLKGFAALGAEIVMEHGSISAYADKLVGARIYLDFPSVGATENLMMAGALAQGQTILENVAEEPEIVDLANFLNNMGARVSGAGTNIIKITGVSELKGCNHVVIPDRIEAGTYMAAAAAAGGEVLIENVIIDHLKPVVAKLREAGVIVEEEADGVRIKSDGLLKAVDIKTMPYPGFPTDMQAQMMALLMRAEGTSVISETVFENRFMHVDELKKMGANITTEGHTAVVQPAERITGAVVKATDLRAGAALVIAGLMAEGVTEIKEIKHIKRGYDGLVEKLSSVGADIRIVEKDDESGAERIA, from the coding sequence TTGGAGAGAATTATAATTCAAGGTGGAAAAAGACTCAACGGTAAGATCAGTATCGAGGGAGCAAAGAATGCTGTGCTTCCAATTATAGCAGCAACCATATTGGCAAAAGGTAGTTCGCAGATTCACGAAGTGCCTTATTTGGCGGACGTGAATACAATATGTAGCATGCTGACATCGATTGGTGCTGTGGTTGAGAGACGAAATAAACAGTTGAATATTAATACCAATTTGGTAAATACTACGGAAGCGACTAGTGAGAACGCAGGCGAAATGAGGGCCAGTTTTCTCTTGATGGGGCCGCTTCTTGCGCGTTATGGTAAAGCCAAAATGCTACTTCCAGGTGGTTGTGCCATTGGTTCTAGACCAGTTGACCTTCATTTGAAGGGATTTGCGGCTTTGGGTGCAGAAATCGTGATGGAACACGGTTCTATTTCGGCTTATGCAGATAAGCTAGTGGGTGCAAGAATCTATCTTGACTTCCCTAGTGTTGGAGCTACAGAAAACCTAATGATGGCGGGTGCTTTGGCCCAAGGACAAACTATTCTTGAGAACGTGGCGGAAGAACCGGAGATTGTTGATCTGGCCAACTTCCTGAACAACATGGGAGCTAGGGTATCTGGTGCTGGCACCAACATTATTAAGATTACAGGTGTATCCGAATTGAAGGGTTGTAACCATGTTGTCATCCCAGACAGAATAGAAGCTGGAACCTACATGGCAGCGGCTGCAGCGGCTGGTGGCGAAGTGCTGATTGAAAACGTCATTATTGACCACCTCAAGCCAGTAGTAGCCAAACTACGTGAAGCCGGTGTAATCGTTGAAGAAGAGGCAGATGGCGTAAGGATTAAATCGGATGGTCTTTTGAAGGCTGTGGATATTAAGACGATGCCTTATCCGGGTTTTCCAACGGATATGCAGGCGCAAATGATGGCTCTTCTAATGAGAGCAGAGGGCACCAGTGTTATTTCTGAGACGGTGTTTGAGAATCGCTTTATGCACGTAGACGAACTGAAAAAGATGGGAGCCAATATTACGACTGAAGGCCATACGGCTGTGGTTCAACCGGCAGAGAGAATTACCGGCGCAGTAGTGAAGGCTACAGATTTACGAGCTGGTGCGGCTTTAGTTATTGCAGGGTTGATGGCCGAAGGTGTTACAGAAATCAAGGAAATCAAGCATATAAAAAGAGGTTATGACGGCCTTGTTGAAAAACTTAGCAGCGTGGGAGCGGATATCCGTATTGTAGAAAAGGACGATGAGTCCGGTGCGGAACGCATTGCCTAG